A window from Candidatus Micrarchaeia archaeon encodes these proteins:
- the pheT gene encoding phenylalanine--tRNA ligase subunit beta, which yields MAVITISFEELKKFVNITKKQAIEKLPLLGVPTEIDKENEDKLILEITPDRPDLLSVEGIGRLLNSYFYKKNKEYNAEKLNEEYRLSIDENVKEVRPYIAMAVIKGIKIDENVLIDLMQLQEKLHNTIGRKRKKVAVGIHDLDNISFPLKYSAYDIKKSPKFIPLEKNKEMNAEEILKHHEKGISYAQLVSNKCVVITDSKEKVLSFPPIINSELTKLTTNTKNVLIDVTGTQIEAVTDVLNIIVCNLIDRKGKLYEIKIGNKIYPNLEMKKMKNPQKQAEKILGKKITKKEIKDGLEKMGFKVKGNSVYIPPYRTDILGEIDLIEDIAISMDYNSFIPELPNFFSIGNKKPEHEANSVLTGLGFNEVFTWTLSNEEKIQKTKLDYPKIIKIENPLTRDFTIIRPSILPNLLEVFAESKKEKMPQSIYEIGVVANPELKNVLAGAMTNSKIGFTEIKSVIQALIKIMDGKYEIKPSEDKIFITGRSAGIWKNGKKIGMFGEVYPEVLLDFGLECPVVAFEIEI from the coding sequence ATGGCAGTAATAACAATATCCTTTGAAGAATTAAAAAAATTTGTTAATATAACAAAAAAACAAGCAATTGAAAAATTACCTTTATTAGGAGTACCTACTGAAATTGATAAAGAAAACGAAGATAAATTAATATTGGAAATAACTCCAGACAGACCAGATTTATTAAGTGTCGAAGGTATTGGCAGATTATTAAATAGTTATTTTTATAAGAAAAATAAAGAGTACAACGCGGAAAAATTAAATGAAGAATATAGACTTTCTATTGATGAAAATGTTAAAGAAGTAAGACCATATATTGCAATGGCAGTTATTAAAGGAATAAAAATTGATGAAAATGTATTAATTGATCTTATGCAATTACAAGAAAAACTGCATAATACTATTGGGAGAAAAAGAAAGAAAGTTGCAGTAGGAATTCATGATTTAGATAATATCTCTTTTCCTTTAAAATATTCTGCGTATGATATAAAAAAATCTCCTAAATTTATTCCATTAGAAAAAAATAAAGAAATGAATGCTGAAGAAATATTAAAACATCATGAAAAAGGTATTTCTTATGCACAGTTGGTCTCAAATAAATGTGTAGTAATCACAGATTCAAAGGAAAAAGTACTGAGTTTTCCTCCAATAATAAATTCTGAACTGACTAAATTGACTACAAATACAAAAAACGTTTTAATTGATGTGACCGGAACACAAATAGAAGCAGTAACTGATGTTTTGAATATTATTGTATGTAATTTAATTGATAGAAAAGGAAAATTATATGAAATTAAAATAGGAAATAAAATATATCCTAATTTAGAAATGAAAAAAATGAAAAATCCGCAAAAACAAGCAGAAAAAATATTAGGTAAAAAAATAACAAAAAAAGAGATAAAAGACGGACTAGAAAAAATGGGATTCAAGGTAAAAGGAAATTCCGTATACATTCCACCTTATAGAACAGATATTTTAGGAGAAATTGATTTAATTGAAGATATCGCTATTTCAATGGATTATAATTCTTTCATTCCAGAACTACCTAATTTTTTTAGTATTGGAAACAAAAAACCAGAACATGAAGCAAATTCTGTTTTAACAGGTTTAGGATTTAATGAAGTATTCACATGGACTTTAAGTAATGAAGAAAAAATTCAAAAAACAAAATTGGATTATCCAAAAATTATAAAAATTGAAAATCCATTAACAAGAGATTTTACTATAATAAGACCAAGTATCTTACCCAATCTTCTTGAAGTTTTTGCAGAAAGCAAAAAAGAAAAAATGCCCCAGAGCATATACGAAATTGGAGTTGTAGCCAATCCTGAATTAAAAAATGTATTAGCTGGTGCAATGACAAATTCAAAAATAGGTTTTACTGAAATAAAATCAGTTATTCAAGCATTAATTAAAATTATGGATGGAAAATATGAAATTAAACCATCAGAGGATAAAATATTTATAACAGGAAGAAGCGCAGGAATTTGGAAAAATGGAAAAAAAATAGGAATGTTTGGGGAAGTTTATCCAGAAGTTTTACTTGACTTTGGATTAGAATGCCCCGTAGTTGCTTTTGAAATAGAAATCTAA
- the gatD gene encoding Glu-tRNA(Gln) amidotransferase subunit GatD: MYSKDIQKILDKQKIEIGDSIEIIQPSNKFEGLLMPRPELGNQECIVLKLNNGYNIGIKINEKDHIKLLKKSEKQKEIKDKKEEKGEITLLGCGGTISSKVEYKTGAVYPAISQKELINNFPEIKEITSINTRNVFSLLSGDLNQKHWEIIGKEIEKELKEKTEGIVISHGTDTMHYTSAALSFMFQNLPIPIILTGAQRSSDRGSSDAKLNLLSSLMAAKSDFSGIGVCMHSNLNDNLCYVHNGTRVRKMHTSRRDAFKSINQLPLIRIDYYEHKLDAINEYPKKDKNRKPKIDLKLNENVGLIYIHPGIKPKFIEKLSDYDGLVLMGTGLGHTSTNAFNDKNSKPIIKEIQNLIKSNIPIVMSPQTIYGRLNLNTYTYGRQLKEAGVIGDLCDWTPETAFVKLCWVLGHEKKLNKIKEEMETSMAGEISTRSVVL, from the coding sequence ATGTATTCTAAAGACATACAAAAAATATTAGATAAACAAAAAATTGAAATTGGAGATTCAATTGAAATCATACAACCTTCTAATAAATTTGAAGGTCTACTAATGCCTAGACCTGAATTAGGAAATCAAGAATGTATTGTATTAAAATTAAATAATGGGTATAATATTGGAATAAAAATAAATGAAAAAGACCATATAAAATTATTAAAAAAATCAGAAAAACAAAAAGAAATAAAGGATAAAAAAGAAGAAAAAGGAGAGATAACTCTATTGGGTTGTGGAGGAACTATTTCTTCAAAAGTTGAATATAAAACAGGTGCAGTTTATCCTGCTATTTCTCAAAAAGAATTAATAAATAATTTTCCAGAAATTAAAGAGATTACAAGTATTAATACTAGAAATGTTTTTTCTTTACTATCCGGCGATCTAAATCAAAAACATTGGGAGATAATAGGAAAAGAAATTGAAAAAGAGTTAAAAGAAAAAACAGAAGGAATAGTTATTTCACATGGAACAGATACTATGCATTATACAAGTGCTGCATTATCATTTATGTTTCAAAATTTACCAATACCTATAATTTTAACCGGAGCACAAAGAAGTTCTGATAGGGGCTCAAGTGACGCAAAATTAAATTTATTATCTTCACTAATGGCTGCAAAATCAGATTTTTCAGGAATAGGAGTATGTATGCATTCTAATTTAAATGATAATTTATGTTATGTCCATAATGGAACAAGAGTTAGAAAAATGCACACTTCTAGGAGAGATGCGTTTAAATCAATAAATCAACTTCCATTAATAAGAATTGATTATTATGAACATAAATTAGATGCAATAAATGAATACCCAAAAAAGGATAAAAATAGAAAACCCAAAATAGATTTAAAACTAAATGAAAATGTAGGATTGATATACATACACCCAGGTATAAAACCTAAATTTATTGAAAAACTATCTGATTATGATGGTCTTGTTTTAATGGGGACTGGATTAGGACATACATCAACAAATGCATTTAATGATAAAAATTCAAAACCAATAATAAAAGAAATTCAAAATTTAATAAAATCAAATATTCCAATTGTAATGAGCCCGCAAACAATATATGGTAGATTAAATCTTAATACATATACATACGGCAGACAACTTAAAGAAGCTGGGGTTATTGGAGATTTATGTGACTGGACACCAGAAACTGCATTTGTAAAATTATGTTGGGTTTTAGGACATGAAAAGAAATTAAATAAAATCAAAGAAGAAATGGAAACAAGTATGGCAGGAGAAATATCTACTAGGAGTGTTGTTCTATGA
- a CDS encoding glutaredoxin domain-containing protein, which produces MKNYFILLILLLISISFAEVLEINYFYGETCPHCAKVKPTLDNLEIKYEGKIVINKYEIYNNKDNGILFKEFLSNYGKSSSGVPALFVSDKFLIGSKQIPEELEGIILENIDETQEVEVSPITNSIDDSNTNDFDIMEILKNPFVLLIIIIILIVIAYEINIITNKKKR; this is translated from the coding sequence ATGAAGAATTATTTTATATTATTGATTTTGTTATTAATTTCAATAAGTTTTGCAGAAGTTTTAGAAATTAATTATTTCTATGGTGAAACTTGTCCACATTGTGCTAAAGTTAAACCAACTTTAGATAACTTAGAAATTAAATATGAAGGTAAGATTGTTATAAATAAATATGAAATTTATAATAATAAAGATAATGGTATTTTATTTAAAGAATTTTTAAGTAATTATGGTAAATCCAGTTCTGGAGTTCCTGCATTATTTGTTTCAGATAAATTCTTAATTGGAAGTAAACAGATACCTGAAGAATTAGAAGGAATAATTTTAGAAAATATAGATGAAACTCAAGAAGTTGAAGTTTCACCAATAACAAATTCTATTGATGATTCAAATACTAATGATTTTGATATAATGGAAATTTTAAAAAATCCCTTTGTTCTTTTGATAATTATTATTATATTAATAGTAATTGCATATGAAATTAATATAATAACAAATAAAAAAAAGAGATAA
- the gatE gene encoding Glu-tRNA(Gln) amidotransferase subunit GatE, translating into MTNEKNKPKLKCGIEIHQRLNTHKLFCNCPSIEGKEINKKYKRKLHIVKSEISEIDKTAQFEKEKNKFNVYEFYPNSCCELEIDECPPLKLNKEALDIVLEVALALNSNILDEIHFMRKQVIDGSNTSGFQRTAIISLGGFVETSKGKVNIETICLEEESAGIVEKKDDESVFRLDRLGIPLIEIATAPDIIDEEHAKEVAEKIGMILRITGKVQRGLGTIRQDINISIPEGNRVEIKGAQELNLIPKLIINEVERQKNLATLLKEINKKIDVKKLDSPIADVTEIFEETESNMLKTAIKKGERILAIKLEKHKDILGTELLSGIRYGTELSQYAKMAGVKGIIHSDEKLEKYKINDEEIFQIKITLDIKKEDAFVLVAGPEKIATIALEKVLERAKMDQVPLETRRAEQDKTYFMRPIAGKARMYPETDIPPQIIKEERLKIIKEKKGKGLEDTEKTLEKLLNKDLAKKMIKSKNLKLFMNLVEQGFDPKLIANTLEQTITELKRQNFNTENITDKEITQLFQEYKNNQFAKSAIGEILKYMCEIKDIKTIIKKYKLEKITGKDLEKIVKKEKEIGEIMKKYRLNVEPEEVQIILNKKV; encoded by the coding sequence ATGACAAACGAGAAAAACAAACCAAAATTAAAATGTGGAATTGAAATTCATCAAAGATTAAATACACATAAACTATTCTGCAATTGCCCTTCAATAGAAGGAAAAGAAATTAATAAAAAATATAAAAGAAAATTACATATAGTTAAAAGTGAAATTTCTGAAATAGATAAAACTGCACAATTTGAAAAAGAAAAAAATAAATTTAATGTATATGAATTTTATCCAAACTCATGTTGTGAATTAGAAATAGATGAATGCCCTCCTTTAAAATTAAATAAAGAAGCATTAGATATTGTACTAGAAGTTGCGTTAGCCTTAAATTCAAACATATTAGATGAAATACATTTTATGAGAAAACAAGTTATAGATGGATCAAATACTTCTGGATTTCAAAGAACAGCCATTATATCTTTAGGTGGTTTTGTTGAAACTTCAAAAGGTAAAGTAAATATAGAAACAATTTGTTTAGAAGAAGAAAGTGCAGGAATAGTTGAAAAAAAAGATGATGAATCTGTATTTAGATTGGATAGATTAGGAATTCCTTTAATTGAAATTGCAACTGCTCCAGATATAATTGATGAAGAACATGCAAAAGAAGTTGCAGAAAAAATAGGTATGATTCTTAGAATAACTGGAAAAGTTCAACGAGGATTAGGTACTATAAGACAAGATATCAATATCTCCATCCCAGAAGGGAATAGAGTTGAAATAAAAGGAGCCCAAGAATTAAATTTGATTCCAAAATTAATTATCAATGAAGTTGAAAGACAAAAAAATTTAGCAACATTACTTAAAGAGATAAATAAAAAAATAGATGTTAAAAAATTGGATTCACCAATCGCAGACGTTACTGAAATATTTGAAGAAACAGAATCAAATATGTTAAAAACTGCTATTAAAAAAGGAGAAAGAATACTTGCTATAAAATTAGAGAAACATAAGGATATTTTAGGAACAGAATTGCTTTCAGGAATAAGATATGGTACTGAATTATCTCAATACGCAAAAATGGCAGGTGTAAAAGGAATAATTCACTCAGATGAAAAATTAGAAAAGTATAAAATAAATGATGAAGAAATTTTTCAAATAAAAATAACCTTAGATATAAAAAAAGAAGATGCTTTTGTATTAGTCGCAGGACCTGAAAAGATTGCAACGATTGCATTAGAAAAGGTTTTAGAAAGAGCAAAAATGGACCAAGTACCATTAGAAACAAGAAGAGCAGAACAAGATAAAACTTATTTTATGCGCCCAATTGCAGGAAAAGCAAGAATGTATCCAGAAACAGATATTCCTCCTCAAATAATTAAAGAAGAAAGACTAAAAATAATTAAAGAGAAAAAGGGAAAAGGATTGGAGGATACAGAAAAAACATTAGAAAAATTATTAAATAAAGATTTAGCTAAAAAAATGATAAAATCAAAAAACTTAAAATTATTTATGAACTTAGTTGAACAAGGATTTGATCCTAAATTAATTGCAAATACATTAGAACAAACTATAACTGAACTCAAAAGACAAAACTTTAATACTGAAAATATTACAGATAAAGAAATAACACAATTATTTCAAGAATATAAAAATAATCAATTTGCTAAAAGTGCAATTGGAGAAATATTAAAATATATGTGTGAAATAAAAGATATAAAAACAATAATAAAAAAATATAAATTAGAAAAAATAACTGGAAAAGATCTAGAAAAAATAGTTAAAAAAGAAAAAGAAATTGGAGAAATAATGAAAAAATATAGATTAAATGTAGAACCTGAAGAGGTTCAGATAATTTTGAATAAAAAGGTGTAA